In Mycolicibacterium nivoides, the DNA window GGAATGTAGAGACCGCCGTAACCCTGGGTGAACGACTGCCACGCGCCCTGCAGTGACAGCGCGAGCAGGTGGATCTGCTCTTGGGTCAACGTCTTGTGCGCTTCGACCGCGGCCGCCGTCGGGGAAGCAACGGTGACCGCACTATGCGGGACGAACAGCGCGGGGGCCCCAGCAACGATCGCGCCAGCGCTGACAAGTGCGACACCGGTGGTGACGAGCGGACGTACAGCCATACGCGTGGCCCCTTTTTCCTGAGCGTGAGCCGGGCTCTGAAGACCCGGGCCGGTACCGGAGTACAACTTAGAAACTCCTGAGAATGCTAAGTCCCGGTACCGCCTCCCGCAACCTCTATAGACGCAGGACAGTATCCACTTTGCCAACGCCATGCACTCACTTGAGCGGGGCGGCGTCGACCAATTTTCCAATGCAAATTCAACCGCTACATTTTCAGCCGTTTCCAGCTACGCCCAGCACGTCGCTGACCGCCGGTTTCGTCAGCATAAATGCGCGCCCCACCGGCCATGCGACCCGCGGAACGATCGAGATATTGGTTGCTGGAGCACATTAGGCCAAGGCACATCGAGGCGAGGTACGAAGCTCAGGCCATCTCCACACAAACCACACATAACCAATGTTCACATCGGCGTGGCGTCCGACTCGCAAGTGGCCGTTCGGACAAGGCTCCGCTCAACAAGCGCGCCCACGTCCAGTTGCGGCGCTGGCCTTTTTGCTACCGGCGCGGCCGCGCAACAGCACTCCCAGATTGACCCATCCATTGTTTGCAAGGGACGGCACGAAAAGCCATTATTTGCATTCGCAACAACAGTGGGGAGCCAACCGCCATGAGTTGGTCCCGCGTGTTAACTGATGGTGAACAAATCGTGTCCGAAAGGACCGACACGAAGCCTCGTCAGCAAAGCTTTCAACCTGAGAAGAACCTGAGATCGGCTCAGTCGCCGGCCGACGACGCGTCGGCATCCGGCGCATGGACCGACGCCGTCGCTGCCTCGCCGCGCAGCTTCTTGGCCCAGGCTCGCACCCCGTCGACCACCGGCCCGCCGGACCGGCGCGGACCCGAAGCGCGATCGCGGCCCAGAGCTTTCGGGGAGAAGTCCAGACTCTTCCGCAGCACCGGGCGGGTGGCCGGCTCCGCCTCAGACGCCGCTGCGGGACCCGCCGCAGAAGCCGGTGCCGGTTCGGACGCCGACCGGGCCGCCGAACCGCCGTCACGCAGGATGTTGGCGCCTTCCTCGACCCCGGCGGTGAAGTCGTGGACGAACCGCTCGGTCTCCTCGCGGGTCGGAATCAGCCGGGCCGGCGTGTATTTCTGCGGGTTGGCCAACGGGTCGTTGTCGGGATACCCGTAATCGACCACCGCCCGGAGCGCCGGGGTGGCCGCGTCGGCCAGCAGGTTGCCCGGCTCCCCGAACGCCCGCAGCGGTGAAACCAGCGGCAGGTTGTCGGACTCGTAACCGACGTAGGTGGTGTCGTCGACTCGGCTGATCCGCACGGTGCCGTCGGCCGTCTGGCGCACCACGGTGCCACCGCTGTCCAGCGTTTCCTGGCAGGTGGCATCGCAGTCGCGCACATTGCCGTCGGCGTCGATCGGGAAATCCAGGCTGTCCTGCTGGAGCCGGCGGTCCAGATAAGCCATCAGCGAGTTGGCCATCGCGAGCGCGTTCCACAGGTAGGCGGGAATGTTGGAGTTGATGTCGTACTCGTAGACCACGTTGACCACCGGCACGCCCGGGTCCGTCGGCGTCGGGATCGGGTTCACCCCGATCGCCGCGAAGAACGGCAGCCGCGTGCCGAATCCGCCGTTGGGGCTCGCCACGTTGTTGTCGAGCACATACAGCTTGGGCTGAGTCACCACGGGATCGTTCGTCAGCTTGCCGTAGGTCAGCAGCAGGCTCACATTCGCCGCGCCCCAGCCCGAGGACAGCACCACATTGTCGTCGCCACTGTTGTCCTGGATCGCCCGGTAGACGCCGAACGGGCCGGTGAAGAAGTTCGCGACGACAGGCTCGTCCTGGCCCTGCCGGTACAGCCCACCGTAGAAATCGGCCACGCCGTCACCGGCCGGGTTCGTCGAACTCGCACCGATGATGAGCGCCGACAACTGCACCGCGGTCATCGGCTGCGCCGCCCCGAGCGCAGTCACCGTCGCCAACGCCATCCCACCGAGAAGCGATGCCGGCAACACGCGTCCACCCAAGCGTTGTGCCACGGCGCCGCCTCTCAGCCCAGTTCGAATGAGCAGAAGCTACCCGACGGCAAACGGCAGCGTCGGCCAATGCGGGTACAGCTAGCGCGGCATCGCGATCCGCAGCCCGGCGAGCATCACCTGGGCGTCGGCCATGTAGGTCTTGTTGTTGGGCGCGGTGCTCTGCGTCATCGCCACCACGTTCCACACCCTCGACCCGAGGGGC includes these proteins:
- a CDS encoding PE-PPE domain-containing protein, which produces MAQRLGGRVLPASLLGGMALATVTALGAAQPMTAVQLSALIIGASSTNPAGDGVADFYGGLYRQGQDEPVVANFFTGPFGVYRAIQDNSGDDNVVLSSGWGAANVSLLLTYGKLTNDPVVTQPKLYVLDNNVASPNGGFGTRLPFFAAIGVNPIPTPTDPGVPVVNVVYEYDINSNIPAYLWNALAMANSLMAYLDRRLQQDSLDFPIDADGNVRDCDATCQETLDSGGTVVRQTADGTVRISRVDDTTYVGYESDNLPLVSPLRAFGEPGNLLADAATPALRAVVDYGYPDNDPLANPQKYTPARLIPTREETERFVHDFTAGVEEGANILRDGGSAARSASEPAPASAAGPAAASEAEPATRPVLRKSLDFSPKALGRDRASGPRRSGGPVVDGVRAWAKKLRGEAATASVHAPDADASSAGD